One Novosphingobium sp. G106 DNA segment encodes these proteins:
- a CDS encoding SDR family NAD(P)-dependent oxidoreductase, giving the protein MSAFDLAGKLAVVTGGASGIGVGISELLAEAGATVVIADIDAARAADQADALKGAGHKAASVAVNLADEASVVAACAEIVAEHGTPWVLVNNAGLQHRELLLEGSVAHWERNNAVNARGPFLMIREIGKAMVAAGRGGRIVNVASSGLIGQMVHGLSAYLASKGALAALTQASAMELAEHGITVNTVLPGGVGTPGAIGAEGPPPVGPGNRRPPLGMCEPRDIGSAVLYFATPMARYATNQTICVDGGFSIT; this is encoded by the coding sequence ATGAGCGCATTCGATCTCGCGGGAAAACTCGCAGTCGTCACCGGCGGTGCCAGCGGCATCGGCGTCGGCATTTCCGAACTGCTGGCCGAGGCCGGGGCGACGGTGGTCATCGCCGACATCGACGCCGCGCGCGCCGCGGACCAGGCCGATGCGCTGAAAGGCGCCGGGCACAAGGCGGCGTCGGTCGCGGTCAACCTGGCCGACGAGGCTTCGGTCGTCGCCGCCTGTGCCGAGATCGTCGCCGAGCACGGCACGCCCTGGGTGCTGGTCAACAACGCGGGCCTCCAGCACCGCGAGCTGCTGCTCGAAGGCAGCGTCGCGCATTGGGAACGCAACAATGCGGTCAACGCGCGTGGGCCGTTCCTGATGATCCGCGAGATCGGCAAGGCGATGGTCGCGGCGGGGCGGGGCGGACGGATCGTCAATGTCGCCAGCTCGGGCCTGATCGGCCAGATGGTCCACGGCCTCTCGGCCTATCTCGCCTCGAAGGGTGCGCTCGCGGCGCTGACCCAGGCGAGCGCGATGGAACTCGCCGAGCACGGCATCACGGTGAACACGGTGCTCCCTGGCGGCGTGGGAACGCCCGGCGCGATCGGTGCTGAGGGTCCGCCGCCCGTGGGCCCCGGCAACCGCCGTCCGCCGCTGGGCATGTGCGAGCCGCGCGACATCGGCTCGGCCGTGCTCTATTTCGCCACGCCGATGGCGCGCTATGCGACCAACCAGACGATCTGCGTCGACGGCGGTTTCTCGATCACCTGA